CGCATCGACGGCCGCCGCCGCGCATTCGTGCGCGAGGCGCTCGATCCATTCGGCGCGGGCCGGCAGCGCGTCGTCCGCGTGCGGCGACACGTAGCCGCCGCTCGCGTCCGGCCGCGCGACCGCGCGATGGTCGATCAGCGACAGCGCGGCGCTCGCCTTCGCGCGCGCGGCGGCCGCATCGAGCGCCGCCTGCAGGCCGGCGACCGACAGATCGGCCGTTGCCGCGTAGCCCGCGCCCGCGCCGGACCACGCGATCAGCATCGCGCCGCGATCGCGCACGCTCGAGAGCGGCTGCGCGACGTCGTTGCGCACCTCGTGTTCGTCGATCCGTTCGTCGACGACGCGCAGCGACCAGAACCCGGCGTCGCTGCGCAATTGTCGGGCGGCCTGCGCCCAGCGTTCGTCAATCATCTGCCCTCTCTCGCAGACTGCGCCGCGGCGTCAGCATCGACGACGCCAGCAGCGATTGCGTATACGGGTGCGACGGCGCGTCCAGCACGTCCAGCGTGTCGCCCGCCTCGACCACGCGCCCTTCCTTCATCACGATCACCCGATGGGCCATCGCCCGCATCACCGCCAGGTCGTGCGTGATGAACAAGTAGCTGAGTTTGTACTTTTTTTGCAGATTCGTCAGCAGCTTCAGCACCTGCTTCTGGATCGACACGTCGAGCGCGCTCGTCGGCTCGTCGAGCACGAGCAGCTCGGGCTCGACCGCGAGCGCGCGCGCGATCGCGATCCGCTGCCGCTGGCCGCCGGAAAACTCGTGCGGATAGCGCAGCATCGCCTCGGCCGGCAGGCCGACTTCCTGCAGGAGCCCGGCGACGCGGGCGCGCTTCGCGTCGCCGACGATCTCCGGCCGATGCACGACGAGCCCCTCGCCGACGATCTGCTCGACCGTCATTCGCGGCGACAGCGAGCCGAACGGATCCTGGAACACGACCTGCATCCGCCGGTACAGGTCGCGACGGCCGCGCGACGACCGCGACGAATCGAGCGGCAGCCCGTCGATCTCGATCCCGCCCGCCGCCGGCCGCTGCAGCCCGAGCACGGCGGATGCGAGCGTCGACTTTCCCGACCCCGATTCGCCGACGACGCCGATCGTCTCGCCGCGGCGCAGCGTGAACTGCGCGTCGTGCACCGCGCGAAACGCCGTCTTGCCGAACAGCGCTCGCCAGCCTTTCGGCGCGATCCGGTAATCGACCGAGAGCGACTTGACATCGAGGATCGTCCGCGCAGACGGCGCGACCGCCTCGATCGCGCGCTGCGGCTCGCTGTCGAGCAGGCGCTGCGTGTACGGATGCTGCGGATTCGCGAACAGCGCGTCGGTGCCGCCCGTCTCGACGAGCACGCCGTGCTCCATCACCGCGACGCGCTGCGCGAAGCGCCGCACGAGATTCAGGTCGTGCGTGATCAGCAGCACCGCCATCCCGCGCTCGGCCGCTTCCTGCTCCTGCAGCTCGATCAGCAGATCGACGATCTGCTCGCGCACCGTTACGTCGAGCGCGGTCGTCGGCTCGTCGGCGAGCAACAGGCGCGGCCGGCACGCGAGCGCCATCGCGATCATCGCGCGCTGCCGCTGGCCGCCCGACAGCTGATGCGGAAAGCTGTCGATCCTTCGTTCGGGCTCCGGAATGCCGGTGCGCCGCAGCAGCTCGATTCCGCGCATCCGCGCTTCGCCCGGCCGCAATCCTTCGTGCAGCCGCAGGCTCTCGGCGATCTGCTTGCCGATCGTGTAGAGCGGATTGAGCGCCGTCATCGGCTCCTGGAACACCATCGCGATGTCCGCGCCGCGGATGCCGCGCATCTGCCGCTCGGTCTTCGCCAGCAGGTCTTCGCCGTCGAACAGCATCCGGCCGGACAGCGTCGCGTGCTGGACGAGCCGCAGGATCGACAGCGCTGTGACGCTCTTGCCCGAGCCGGATTCGCCGACGAGCGCGACGCGCTCGCCGCGCGCGACCGACAGGCTCAGTTCGCACACCGCGATCCTGTCGCCGAACGCCGCGGAGAAGCGGTCGATTTCGAGCAGCGGCCGGGTCATCGCGGACCTCCGCCGAACGCCGAGCCGCGCGTGCGCGTGTCGAGCGCGTTGCGCAGCGCGTCGCCCATGAACGTCAGCAGCAGCAGCGTGACGACGAGCGCCGCGAACGCCGACATCGAGATCCACCACGCGTCGAGATTGTTCTTGCCTTCCTGCAGCAGCTCGCCGAGGCTCGGCGTCGGCGGCGGCACGCCGAGGCCGAGGAAATCGAGACTCGTCAGCGACAGGATCGCCGCGCTCATCCGGAACGGCAGGAACGTGATGACGGGCGTGAGGCTGTTCGGCAGCACGTGCCGCCAGATGATCTGCCGGTTCGTGAGCCCCATCGTGCGCGCGGCCCTCACGTAATCGAGCGCGCGGTTGCGCAGGAACTCGGCGCGCACGTAGTCGGACAGCACGAGCCAGCCGAACATCGACAGCAGGATGAACAGGAGCCACAGCGACGGCTCGAAGATCGCGGCGAAGATGATCAGCAGATACAGGTCGGGCAACGCGCTCCAGATCTCGATCAGACGCTGTCCGATCAGATCGGCGCGGCCGCCGTAGAAGCCCTGCAGCGCGCCCGTCAGCACGCCGATCGCGACGCCCGACACCATCAGCGCGACCGCCATCAGCACCGACAGCCGGAAGCCGTACAGCAGCCGCGAAAGCACGTCGCGGCCGAACTGGTCGGTGCCGAGCCAGTTGCTCGCCGACGGCGGCGCCGGATACGGGCGCGACGCGAAGTAGTCGATCGTGTCGTAGCGGTAGCGGTTCGGCGGATAGATCGCGAAATTGCCGCTCGACTCGATCTTCGAGCGGATGTACGGATCGAGGTAGTTCGCCTTCGCCGGAAAATCGCCGCCGAACCGCGTCTCGGGGTAATCCTTCACGATCGGGAAGTAGTAGTGCCCTTCGTAGCGGACGACGAGCGGCCGGTCGTTGGACAGCACGTCGGCGAACAGGCTGATCGCGAACAGCACGGCGAAGATCACGAGGCTCCAGTAGCCGAGCCGCTGGCCGCGAAAGCGCAGCCACGTGCGCCGCCACGGCGACGGCGACGCCGCGCACGCGACGCACGCGGGATCAGTGGTCCACGCGGTGGAATTGGATGCGGGGGTCGACGAGGACATAGCAGACGTCAGCGAAGAGTTTGGTCACGAGACCGATCAGCGTGAACAGGAACAGCGAGCCGAGCACGACCGGATAGTCGCGGCGGATCACCGAGTCGTACGACAGTTGCCCCATGCCGTCGAGCGAGAACAGCGTCTCGATCAGCAGGTTGCCGTTCAGGAACGCGCCGACGAACGCGGCGGGCAGGCCGGTGACGAGCGGAATCGCCGCGTTGCGCAGCACGTGCTTCCACAGCACGTCGCGCTCCGGCGCGCCCTTCGCGCGCGCGGTCAGCACGTATTGCCGGCCGATCTCTTCGAGGAACGTGTTCTTCGTCAGGATCGTGACGATCGCGAAATTGCCGACGACCGACGCGGTGACGGGCAGCACGACGTGCCACAGATAATCGAGCACCTTGCCGAGCGCGGACAGCTCGTCGAAGTTGTCCGACGTGAGGCCGCGCATCGGGAACACCTGCCAGAACGTGCCGCCGCCGAACAGCATCAGCAGCAGCACGCCGAGCACGAAGCCGGGAATCGCGTAGCCGGCGAGCACGAGCACGCTCGTCACGGTGTCGAAGCGCGAGCCGTTGCGAACCGCCTTCGCGATGCCGAGCGGCACCGAGATCAGGTAGGTGAGGATCACCGTCCAAAGCCCAAGCGTGATCGATACCGGCAGCTTCGCGCGGATCACGCTCCACACGCTCGCATGCGCGTAGTACGACTGACCGAGATCGAACGTCGCGTAGCTCTTCAGCATCATCACGTAGCGCGTGAGCGGCGGCTTGTCGAAGCCGAACTGCTTCTTGATCTGCTCGATCTGCTGCGGATCGACGCCCTGGCTGCCGTGATAGCCGCCCCCGCCGCCGCCCGCCTCGCCGCCGCGCGCGGTGCCGTGGCGCAGTTGCGTGAGCACCTGCTCGACCGGGCCGCCCGGCACGAATTGCGTGACGACGAACGTGATCGTCACGACGCCGACGAGCGTCGGCACCATCAGCAGCAATCGTCTGAGAATGTATGCAAGCATCGTCGCTCCCCGCTACGCGGCCGGGCCCGGGTTCGACGCCGGCGCCTGCGCCGGGCCGGCCGCCGGCTTCTTCCGGTACCAGTAGTCGATGATCCAGTCCTCGTATTGATAGGACGCCGGAATGACCGACGGATGCCCGTACGTCGTCTTGTAGGCGATCCGCGCGTTCGGCAGGTAGTACTGCGGCACGAGGATGTACAGGTTGATCAGCACGCGGTCGAGCGCGTGCGTCGCCGTTTGCAGATCGTCGAGCGTGTCCGCCGCGAGCGCCGCGCGGATCAGCGCGTCGACCGCCTTCGAACGCACGCCCGGATAGTTCTCCGAACCGACCTCCGACGCCGCCGCGCTGCCGAAGCGGCGCACGAGCTCCGCGCCGGGAATCGTGACGGGCGGATAGATCAGCGTCGTCATGTCGTACTGGAAGTTGTCGAGGCGCTTCTGGTACAGCGCGCTGTCGATCTCGTGCATGTGCGCCTGGATGCCCAGCATCCCGAGCGCCTGGATGTACGGCAGGATCAATCGATCCATGCCGGGCTCGTCGTCCATGATCTCGATCGTCATCGGCACGCCGCTCGCGTCGCGCAGCGCGCCGTCGCGATAATGCCAGCCGGCCTGCGCGAGCAGGTCGCGCGCCTGCTTCAGGTTCTCGCGCAGCGAGCCGGGCGGCAGCGTCGTCGGCTGCTTGACCATCGGGCCGAACACTTCGGG
This genomic stretch from Burkholderia oklahomensis C6786 harbors:
- a CDS encoding ABC transporter ATP-binding protein yields the protein MTRPLLEIDRFSAAFGDRIAVCELSLSVARGERVALVGESGSGKSVTALSILRLVQHATLSGRMLFDGEDLLAKTERQMRGIRGADIAMVFQEPMTALNPLYTIGKQIAESLRLHEGLRPGEARMRGIELLRRTGIPEPERRIDSFPHQLSGGQRQRAMIAMALACRPRLLLADEPTTALDVTVREQIVDLLIELQEQEAAERGMAVLLITHDLNLVRRFAQRVAVMEHGVLVETGGTDALFANPQHPYTQRLLDSEPQRAIEAVAPSARTILDVKSLSVDYRIAPKGWRALFGKTAFRAVHDAQFTLRRGETIGVVGESGSGKSTLASAVLGLQRPAAGGIEIDGLPLDSSRSSRGRRDLYRRMQVVFQDPFGSLSPRMTVEQIVGEGLVVHRPEIVGDAKRARVAGLLQEVGLPAEAMLRYPHEFSGGQRQRIAIARALAVEPELLVLDEPTSALDVSIQKQVLKLLTNLQKKYKLSYLFITHDLAVMRAMAHRVIVMKEGRVVEAGDTLDVLDAPSHPYTQSLLASSMLTPRRSLRERADD
- a CDS encoding microcin C ABC transporter permease YejB: MLAYILRRLLLMVPTLVGVVTITFVVTQFVPGGPVEQVLTQLRHGTARGGEAGGGGGGYHGSQGVDPQQIEQIKKQFGFDKPPLTRYVMMLKSYATFDLGQSYYAHASVWSVIRAKLPVSITLGLWTVILTYLISVPLGIAKAVRNGSRFDTVTSVLVLAGYAIPGFVLGVLLLMLFGGGTFWQVFPMRGLTSDNFDELSALGKVLDYLWHVVLPVTASVVGNFAIVTILTKNTFLEEIGRQYVLTARAKGAPERDVLWKHVLRNAAIPLVTGLPAAFVGAFLNGNLLIETLFSLDGMGQLSYDSVIRRDYPVVLGSLFLFTLIGLVTKLFADVCYVLVDPRIQFHRVDH
- a CDS encoding ABC transporter permease, with amino-acid sequence MSSSTPASNSTAWTTDPACVACAASPSPWRRTWLRFRGQRLGYWSLVIFAVLFAISLFADVLSNDRPLVVRYEGHYYFPIVKDYPETRFGGDFPAKANYLDPYIRSKIESSGNFAIYPPNRYRYDTIDYFASRPYPAPPSASNWLGTDQFGRDVLSRLLYGFRLSVLMAVALMVSGVAIGVLTGALQGFYGGRADLIGQRLIEIWSALPDLYLLIIFAAIFEPSLWLLFILLSMFGWLVLSDYVRAEFLRNRALDYVRAARTMGLTNRQIIWRHVLPNSLTPVITFLPFRMSAAILSLTSLDFLGLGVPPPTPSLGELLQEGKNNLDAWWISMSAFAALVVTLLLLTFMGDALRNALDTRTRGSAFGGGPR